The following are from one region of the Noviherbaspirillum sedimenti genome:
- a CDS encoding DUF2784 domain-containing protein: MSLALTYQLLANAVLIVHFAIVVFVVGGLVLVVAGNLIGWQWVNRIWFRVAHLAAIATVVVESWTDIVCPLTTLESWLRTKAGADPYSGGFIEHWLQQLLFYEAPWWVFAVTYSAFGLLVAAAWWYFPPKAGKRRHGKGA; the protein is encoded by the coding sequence ATGTCTCTCGCGTTAACGTATCAGTTATTGGCAAATGCCGTGCTGATCGTGCACTTCGCTATCGTCGTGTTCGTGGTCGGTGGCCTGGTGCTGGTCGTCGCCGGCAACCTGATTGGGTGGCAGTGGGTCAACCGCATCTGGTTCCGCGTTGCACACCTCGCGGCGATCGCGACAGTGGTCGTCGAGTCATGGACGGATATCGTCTGCCCGCTCACCACACTGGAATCCTGGCTGCGCACCAAGGCAGGCGCAGATCCGTACAGCGGCGGTTTCATCGAGCACTGGCTGCAGCAATTGCTGTTCTATGAAGCCCCGTGGTGGGTATTTGCCGTCACCTACTCGGCTTTCGGCTTGCTGGTGGCCGCCGCCTGGTGGTACTTTCCTCCCAAGGCGGGCAAGCGGCGGCATGGAAAAGGCGCCTGA
- a CDS encoding aromatic amino acid transaminase, giving the protein MFEHFPRYPGDPIFSLVDRFRQDPRPEKVNLSIGLYYDDAGNVPKLESVRIAEQALQAETQACIYQPMAGAANYRQAVQEVLFGAAHPKVTAKHIATAQTIGGSGALKLGSDLLKQYFPESQVWVSDPSWDNHAAIFSGSGFTVNRYPYFDAASSGVNFAGMTACLEQLPARSIVLFHPCCHNPTGVDLTPAQWDDVVRICVARELIPFCDIAYQGLGQGMEEDAYAMRAMADAGLSFFVSNSFSKTFSLYGERCGALSIVCKDAEEADRVLGQMEFTVRRSYSSPPTHGGQIVARVLLNPQLNAMWRAEVGAMRARILQMRQALQDQILILRPDAQVGFITAQRGMFSYSGFFATHAQALRDRFGIYLLDSGRICITGLTTGNVRRVAQAVVEVMA; this is encoded by the coding sequence ATGTTCGAGCATTTCCCCCGTTATCCCGGCGACCCCATTTTTTCGCTGGTTGACCGCTTCCGCCAGGATCCCCGCCCGGAAAAGGTCAATCTGAGCATCGGCCTGTATTACGACGATGCCGGCAATGTGCCCAAGCTGGAATCGGTGCGGATCGCCGAACAGGCCTTGCAGGCGGAAACGCAAGCCTGCATCTACCAGCCGATGGCCGGCGCGGCGAATTACCGCCAGGCAGTGCAGGAAGTGCTGTTTGGCGCCGCACACCCGAAAGTGACGGCGAAACACATCGCCACGGCGCAGACCATCGGCGGCTCGGGCGCGCTGAAACTGGGCAGCGACCTGTTGAAGCAGTATTTCCCGGAGTCACAAGTCTGGGTCAGCGACCCGTCGTGGGACAACCACGCGGCGATTTTTTCCGGTTCCGGCTTTACCGTCAACCGCTATCCGTATTTCGATGCAGCCAGCAGCGGCGTCAATTTTGCCGGCATGACGGCTTGCCTGGAGCAACTGCCGGCACGCAGCATCGTGCTGTTCCATCCGTGCTGCCACAACCCCACCGGCGTCGACCTGACGCCGGCGCAATGGGATGACGTGGTGCGCATTTGCGTCGCGCGCGAACTGATTCCCTTCTGCGACATCGCCTACCAGGGCCTGGGGCAGGGCATGGAAGAGGATGCCTATGCAATGCGGGCCATGGCCGATGCCGGCTTGTCCTTCTTCGTCAGCAATTCCTTTTCCAAGACCTTTTCGCTGTACGGCGAGCGCTGCGGCGCGCTCAGCATCGTCTGCAAGGATGCCGAGGAAGCCGACCGGGTGCTGGGCCAGATGGAATTCACGGTGCGGCGCAGCTATTCCAGCCCGCCCACGCATGGCGGCCAGATCGTCGCGCGGGTCTTGCTGAATCCGCAGTTGAATGCCATGTGGCGCGCCGAAGTCGGGGCCATGCGCGCGCGCATCCTGCAGATGCGCCAGGCGTTGCAGGACCAGATACTGATCCTGCGCCCGGATGCGCAGGTGGGTTTTATCACCGCCCAGCGCGGCATGTTCAGCTACAGCGGCTTTTTCGCCACCCATGCGCAAGCCCTGCGCGATCGCTTCGGCATCTATCTGCTGGATTCGGGACGGATTTGTATTACCGGGCTGACGACCGGCAATGTGCGACGGGTGGCGCAAGCGGTGGTGGAGGTGATGGCTTAG
- a CDS encoding cytochrome c: protein MKRLLLALLGVVLVLFVAIPAAVVGYQVWHEPGSGMLSAPVADSAEQLRRGAYLARVGDCMACHTARGGPEYAGGRAIPTPFGNIYTSNLTPHAETGIGQWTADDFWRALHNGKSKDGQFLYPAFPYTNYTRMTRADTDAIFAYLRTLEPVAQPNRPAELRFPYNQRILLAGWRALYFRPGEFKPDDGKSVEWNRGAYLVQGAGHCSACHTSRTTLGGSEEKLDLAGGLIPVQNWYAPALTGDAASGLGNWEARHIADLLTTGVSMRGTASGPMAEVVGQSLQYLDAADAGAIAAYLKSLPQSGAPPSLRSVAASDNAEQVLKEGQRIYEKYCVDCHKANGQGQPPAYPPLAGNRALTLDNALNPIRMVLNGGYPPTTRGNPRPYGMPPFAHELNDGEVAAVVSYMRNTWGNQAPMVSPVDVGRARGVPLN from the coding sequence ATGAAGCGCCTGTTGCTGGCCCTCCTGGGCGTGGTGCTTGTTCTTTTCGTCGCCATCCCGGCCGCCGTGGTGGGCTACCAGGTCTGGCATGAGCCCGGCAGCGGCATGCTTTCCGCGCCGGTGGCCGACAGCGCCGAACAGTTGCGCCGCGGCGCTTATCTTGCGCGGGTCGGCGATTGCATGGCTTGCCACACCGCGCGCGGCGGCCCGGAGTACGCCGGCGGGCGGGCTATTCCCACGCCTTTTGGCAATATCTATACCTCCAACCTGACGCCGCATGCCGAAACCGGCATTGGCCAATGGACCGCCGACGATTTCTGGCGCGCCCTGCATAACGGCAAATCGAAGGATGGCCAATTCCTGTATCCGGCTTTCCCTTATACGAACTACACCCGCATGACGCGCGCCGACACGGATGCGATCTTCGCCTACCTGCGCACGCTGGAGCCGGTGGCGCAGCCAAACCGCCCAGCCGAATTGCGCTTCCCCTACAACCAGCGGATCCTGTTGGCCGGCTGGCGCGCCTTGTATTTCCGTCCCGGCGAGTTCAAGCCGGACGACGGCAAATCGGTCGAGTGGAACCGCGGCGCCTACCTGGTGCAGGGCGCCGGCCATTGCAGCGCCTGCCATACCAGCCGCACCACCCTGGGTGGCAGCGAAGAAAAACTCGACCTGGCCGGCGGCCTGATCCCGGTGCAGAACTGGTATGCGCCGGCACTGACGGGTGACGCTGCAAGCGGCCTGGGCAACTGGGAAGCGCGCCACATCGCCGACTTGCTGACCACCGGCGTATCGATGCGCGGCACCGCTTCCGGGCCGATGGCCGAGGTGGTCGGCCAGAGCCTGCAATACCTGGATGCGGCCGATGCCGGCGCGATCGCCGCTTACCTCAAATCGCTGCCGCAGAGCGGCGCGCCGCCCAGCCTGCGCAGCGTCGCCGCCAGCGACAATGCCGAGCAGGTGCTGAAGGAAGGGCAGCGCATTTATGAAAAATACTGTGTCGATTGCCACAAGGCCAATGGCCAGGGGCAGCCGCCGGCGTATCCGCCGCTGGCCGGCAACCGCGCCCTGACCCTGGATAACGCCCTCAACCCGATCCGCATGGTCTTGAACGGTGGTTATCCGCCGACGACGCGAGGCAACCCGCGTCCCTACGGCATGCCGCCTTTCGCGCATGAACTGAATGATGGCGAAGTGGCCGCAGTGGTTTCCTACATGCGCAACACCTGGGGCAACCAGGCACCCATGGTGTCGCCGGTCGATGTCGGCCGGGCGCGTGGCGTGCCCTTGAATTAA
- a CDS encoding cbb3-type cytochrome c oxidase subunit II encodes MENELKLISGAMVTLSLATAAMVVVPFMQLKDVPAPEALAPYTSEQLRGRQVYIANGCIACHTQQPSITGAGRADAQRGWGRASVAADYHYDQPPLLGTMRTGPDLFNIGARQPSADWHLGHLFQPRAYVPGSNMPAYRFMFEIKDPATVGKGERVVTLPPGTVAYDKVVVAKPEALDLVAYLQGMNHTYPVLTLEQAENLTRTAAPAGADGAGKDAPNTEKAGADNAAATKP; translated from the coding sequence ATGGAAAACGAACTCAAACTGATCAGCGGGGCCATGGTGACCCTGTCCCTGGCGACCGCCGCGATGGTGGTGGTGCCGTTCATGCAACTCAAGGATGTGCCGGCGCCGGAAGCGCTGGCGCCTTACACCAGCGAGCAGTTGCGCGGCCGCCAGGTGTATATCGCCAACGGCTGCATCGCCTGCCACACGCAGCAGCCCAGCATCACCGGCGCCGGACGCGCCGATGCGCAGCGCGGCTGGGGCCGCGCCTCGGTGGCGGCCGACTACCATTACGACCAGCCGCCGCTGCTGGGCACCATGCGCACCGGCCCCGATCTGTTCAACATCGGCGCGCGCCAGCCGAGCGCCGACTGGCACCTGGGCCATCTGTTCCAGCCGCGCGCCTATGTCCCTGGCAGCAACATGCCAGCCTACCGCTTCATGTTCGAAATCAAGGATCCGGCCACGGTCGGCAAGGGCGAACGGGTGGTGACGCTGCCGCCCGGCACGGTCGCCTACGACAAGGTCGTCGTGGCAAAACCTGAGGCGCTTGACCTGGTGGCTTACTTGCAGGGCATGAACCATACCTATCCGGTTCTGACGCTGGAGCAGGCAGAGAATTTGACACGCACGGCGGCCCCGGCGGGCGCAGATGGCGCCGGCAAGGATGCGCCGAATACCGAAAAAGCAGGAGCAGACAATGCAGCCGCAACAAAACCGTAA
- a CDS encoding PLP-dependent aminotransferase family protein, with protein sequence MKRYESLAEDIAQSIRTGVLKLGDRLPSVRQASASRGVSPSTVFEAYYLLEARGLIRARERSGYYVIAGARAMPPEPEIVSRPDGDSTPVDVSTLVFDILESTRSRDVVPFGSAFPSPLLFPFDRLARAMTTAIQKMDPWSTIDDITPGNASLRRQIALRYLIDGLHVHTDEIIITNGAIDALNLCLQAVARPGDAVIIESPSFYGALQALERIGLKAIEVPTHPREGVDLGALALALERHRPKACWLMTNFQNPLGSLMPDEKKRALVELLTLHDVPLIEDDVYGELYFGSKRPVPAKAFDTKGLVMHCSSFSKSLAPGYRVGWAAPGRYAQAVARQKLTTTLSVSAPVQAALAEYLAKGGYDRHLRQLRHALSVQQSAVMQAIVRHFPAGTRATRPSGGYFLWLELPEKVNALEIHRHALSLGISVAPGPMFSAQRGFTNCLRINYGHPLDERAEAALATLGRLVSAYSDPKTGAAAGNQGKSRNI encoded by the coding sequence ATGAAACGCTACGAATCTCTTGCCGAGGACATCGCCCAGTCGATCCGGACTGGCGTCTTGAAGCTGGGCGACCGCCTGCCTTCCGTGCGGCAGGCCAGTGCCAGCCGCGGCGTCAGCCCTTCCACCGTGTTTGAAGCCTATTACCTGCTGGAGGCGCGCGGCCTGATCCGCGCGCGCGAGCGCTCCGGCTATTACGTGATTGCCGGCGCCCGGGCGATGCCGCCAGAGCCGGAAATCGTCTCCCGCCCGGATGGCGACTCCACCCCGGTCGATGTCAGCACGCTGGTGTTCGACATCCTCGAGTCGACCCGCTCGCGCGACGTGGTGCCGTTCGGCTCGGCCTTTCCCAGCCCCCTGCTGTTTCCTTTCGACCGCCTGGCGCGCGCCATGACGACGGCCATCCAGAAGATGGATCCGTGGAGCACCATCGATGACATCACACCCGGCAACGCCAGTTTGCGCCGGCAAATCGCCCTGCGCTACCTGATCGACGGCCTGCACGTGCATACCGATGAAATCATCATCACCAACGGTGCCATCGATGCCCTGAACCTGTGCCTGCAGGCGGTGGCCCGGCCGGGCGACGCGGTCATCATCGAATCGCCCAGTTTCTACGGCGCGCTGCAGGCGCTGGAGCGGATCGGCCTGAAGGCCATCGAGGTGCCGACGCATCCGCGCGAAGGCGTCGATCTGGGCGCGCTTGCGCTGGCGCTGGAACGACATCGCCCCAAGGCATGCTGGCTGATGACCAATTTCCAGAACCCGCTGGGCAGCCTGATGCCCGACGAAAAGAAACGCGCCCTGGTCGAATTGCTGACGCTGCACGACGTGCCGCTGATCGAGGATGACGTCTATGGCGAACTGTATTTCGGCAGCAAGCGCCCAGTGCCGGCCAAGGCGTTCGATACCAAGGGGTTGGTGATGCACTGTTCGTCGTTTTCCAAAAGCCTGGCCCCCGGCTACCGCGTCGGTTGGGCCGCGCCCGGCCGCTATGCGCAAGCCGTGGCGCGGCAAAAACTGACGACCACGCTGTCGGTCTCGGCGCCAGTGCAGGCAGCGCTGGCCGAATACCTCGCCAAGGGCGGCTATGACAGGCACCTGCGGCAATTGCGCCATGCCCTGTCGGTGCAACAGAGCGCCGTCATGCAGGCGATCGTCCGGCATTTTCCGGCGGGTACGCGGGCTACCCGCCCCAGCGGCGGCTATTTTTTATGGCTTGAATTGCCGGAGAAAGTCAACGCGCTCGAGATCCACCGGCACGCTCTGTCCCTCGGCATCAGCGTGGCGCCCGGCCCGATGTTTTCGGCGCAGCGTGGCTTTACCAACTGCCTGCGGATCAATTATGGTCATCCGCTCGACGAACGCGCCGAGGCGGCCCTGGCCACGCTCGGGCGACTGGTGTCCGCCTATAGCGATCCCAAAACAGGCGCGGCCGCCGGCAATCAGGGCAAGTCGCGCAATATCTGA
- a CDS encoding c-type cytochrome encodes MQPQQNRNSENPDPTEQNNPVPRVVMGLALALALWGVGYIFMAEPDGVAELGDRRVPAALAPSAAQSQGKVDGKQVYAANCQACHQATGQGLPGVFPPLANSSWVKGEPQVLTQIILHGLTGPIEVAGITYNGAMPAFGAQLGDAEIAAVATFIRNEWGNGSAAVEAASVTATRQASDRRSAPWQDVKELQEFIAAQAESKS; translated from the coding sequence ATGCAGCCGCAACAAAACCGTAACTCGGAAAATCCGGACCCGACCGAACAAAACAATCCGGTGCCCCGCGTCGTCATGGGCCTGGCGCTGGCGCTGGCACTGTGGGGTGTCGGCTACATTTTCATGGCGGAGCCGGACGGCGTCGCCGAGCTGGGCGACCGGCGGGTGCCGGCGGCGCTGGCGCCGAGTGCCGCGCAGTCGCAAGGCAAGGTGGATGGCAAGCAGGTTTATGCCGCCAACTGCCAGGCCTGCCATCAGGCTACCGGCCAGGGCTTGCCGGGCGTGTTTCCGCCCCTGGCGAACTCCTCCTGGGTCAAGGGCGAGCCGCAGGTACTCACGCAGATCATCCTGCATGGCCTGACCGGCCCCATCGAAGTGGCCGGCATCACCTACAACGGCGCCATGCCGGCGTTCGGCGCCCAGCTGGGCGATGCGGAAATCGCCGCGGTCGCGACATTCATCCGTAATGAATGGGGCAATGGCAGCGCGGCGGTCGAGGCCGCCAGTGTAACAGCGACGCGCCAGGCCAGCGACCGCCGGAGCGCGCCCTGGCAAGACGTCAAGGAACTGCAGGAATTCATCGCGGCGCAGGCGGAAAGCAAGTCGTGA
- a CDS encoding SCO family protein, with translation MNGTILRTCVATLLVAAAALAAFYWVTAGFSAVSADGVRRAHLAQAPRALPDLALIDQRGEPLALSDYGAPRQKATFVALVYVQCQTVCRTSASGQAWLQHAIRARGLQERVQLLTLSFDPRNDSPAVLDAYARKLGADSALWKFATVRDAADLPALLGLFDIVVLPDGLGGYSHNAALFLVDGNGRLARAYDIDRPDLALADFLQQQGG, from the coding sequence GTGAACGGCACTATCCTGCGCACCTGCGTGGCGACCCTGCTGGTCGCTGCCGCTGCGCTGGCGGCATTCTATTGGGTCACTGCCGGCTTCTCCGCGGTGAGCGCCGATGGCGTGCGCCGCGCCCATCTGGCGCAAGCGCCGCGCGCGCTGCCGGATCTTGCGCTGATCGACCAGCGCGGCGAACCGCTGGCGCTGTCTGACTACGGCGCGCCACGGCAAAAAGCCACTTTCGTGGCGCTGGTTTATGTGCAGTGCCAGACCGTCTGTCGCACCAGTGCCTCCGGCCAGGCCTGGCTGCAGCATGCGATCCGCGCGCGCGGACTGCAGGAGCGCGTGCAGTTGCTGACGCTGAGTTTCGATCCGCGCAATGACAGCCCGGCGGTGCTGGATGCCTATGCCCGCAAGCTGGGCGCCGATAGCGCGCTGTGGAAATTCGCGACTGTGCGCGATGCCGCCGATCTTCCAGCGCTGCTCGGGCTGTTCGATATCGTGGTGCTGCCGGACGGCCTGGGCGGTTATTCCCACAACGCCGCGCTGTTCCTGGTGGATGGCAACGGCCGCCTGGCCCGTGCCTACGACATCGACCGGCCCGATCTGGCGCTGGCCGATTTCCTGCAACAGCAGGGAGGCTAG
- a CDS encoding c-type cytochrome gives MKKIFPLLNCFIFACAFAISGGVAIAQPAIPDTIAQRALACAACHGKEGRATSEGFFPRIAGKPAGYLYNQLVNFRDGQRQYPMMTYMVDQMSDAYLKELADYFASQHLPYPPPQAVNVSKEEMERGRQLVLSGDAAKKVPACVACHGQKLTGVAPTIPGLLGLPRDYLNAQFGAWRNKTRRTAAPDCMAEITSRLTPADVSAASAWLASQPVPANSTPAASLPVKLPLPCGSAHGVIVSGNAAQQAGRQP, from the coding sequence ATGAAAAAAATCTTCCCGCTTTTGAATTGTTTCATCTTTGCATGTGCCTTCGCCATTTCAGGGGGCGTCGCCATCGCCCAGCCGGCGATCCCCGATACCATCGCCCAGCGCGCACTCGCCTGCGCGGCTTGCCACGGCAAGGAAGGGCGTGCCACCAGCGAGGGTTTTTTTCCGCGCATCGCCGGCAAGCCTGCCGGCTATCTCTACAACCAGCTGGTCAATTTTCGCGACGGTCAGCGGCAATATCCGATGATGACTTACATGGTGGACCAGATGTCGGATGCTTATCTGAAGGAACTCGCGGATTACTTCGCCAGTCAGCATTTGCCCTATCCGCCGCCGCAGGCGGTCAATGTCAGCAAGGAAGAAATGGAACGAGGCCGGCAACTGGTGCTGTCGGGCGATGCCGCCAAAAAGGTCCCGGCCTGCGTCGCCTGCCACGGCCAGAAACTGACCGGCGTGGCGCCGACGATTCCCGGCCTGCTGGGATTGCCGCGCGATTACCTGAATGCGCAGTTCGGCGCCTGGCGTAACAAGACCCGGCGCACGGCGGCGCCAGATTGCATGGCGGAGATCACCAGCCGCCTCACGCCGGCCGACGTCAGCGCGGCGTCCGCCTGGCTGGCTTCGCAGCCGGTGCCGGCCAACAGCACCCCGGCAGCCTCGTTGCCGGTCAAATTGCCGCTGCCCTGCGGCAGCGCGCATGGCGTGATCGTCTCCGGCAACGCGGCGCAGCAAGCAGGGAGGCAGCCATGA
- a CDS encoding phosphate/phosphite/phosphonate ABC transporter substrate-binding protein, translating to MIRFKTSPALGFRHGLLRLSIAAVLMLLAAHALAIECEKPHHLRFAMVPQDDLQKDIAAHQPLFDSLQAATGLPVEVVMPSSYGAVVEGLLAGAIDLANLGPAAYLNAKKADPRITAFAATAKKKGAFQEEGAFYTSLLIVRRQGPYTALETLRGKKLALVDPDSTSGALIPRQEFSRHVQVPLGGYFSQVGYTGSHDQSALAVVNGRVDAAFVSSYLLTSLVEAGKASAGDFRVLWRSARMPVNPYVYRGQLCASLKDKISAVFLGQNGAGNKALLDNLKALRFVPISDGDYQILRDLP from the coding sequence ATGATCCGATTTAAGACTTCGCCCGCGCTTGGCTTCAGGCATGGGTTGCTGCGGCTGAGCATTGCCGCTGTGCTCATGCTCCTGGCCGCGCACGCCCTTGCCATCGAATGCGAAAAGCCGCATCACCTGCGTTTTGCCATGGTGCCGCAAGATGACCTGCAAAAGGATATCGCGGCGCACCAGCCCTTGTTCGATTCACTGCAGGCCGCCACCGGCCTGCCGGTCGAGGTAGTCATGCCATCCTCGTACGGCGCCGTGGTGGAAGGCTTGCTGGCGGGCGCCATCGATCTGGCGAACCTGGGGCCGGCAGCCTACCTCAACGCCAAGAAAGCCGACCCGCGCATCACTGCGTTTGCGGCCACCGCCAAGAAAAAAGGCGCTTTTCAGGAAGAAGGGGCGTTCTATACTTCGTTGCTGATCGTGCGTCGGCAAGGGCCGTATACTGCGCTGGAAACCCTGCGCGGAAAAAAGCTGGCCCTGGTCGATCCCGACAGCACTTCCGGTGCCCTGATACCGCGGCAGGAGTTTTCGCGGCATGTCCAGGTCCCGCTAGGAGGATATTTCAGCCAGGTCGGCTACACCGGTTCGCACGACCAGTCCGCGCTGGCAGTCGTCAATGGTCGCGTGGATGCGGCCTTCGTGTCGAGCTACCTGCTGACCTCGCTGGTGGAAGCCGGCAAGGCGAGCGCAGGGGATTTTCGGGTCCTCTGGCGGTCGGCGCGCATGCCGGTCAATCCTTATGTTTACCGGGGCCAGTTGTGCGCAAGCCTCAAGGATAAGATCAGTGCGGTATTTTTAGGACAGAATGGCGCCGGCAACAAGGCCTTGCTGGACAATCTGAAAGCGCTGCGCTTCGTGCCGATCAGCGACGGCGATTATCAGATATTGCGCGACTTGCCCTGA
- a CDS encoding cbb3-type cytochrome c oxidase subunit I, whose translation MNPTGLLLATFILSIVGLFAFIWSLRKGLFDAESSGARTIFSAGEIGRTEEPAASSQQHQALQQVTDRSDARSSRRQEISAAELAVRAAADRSSAFPAYLLFACAVVWLIVGSAAGLVSSLKLHWPDLLTDTAWLSFGRLRAIHLNTVAYGWAPMGLLGLAMWMLPRLLKTPLLGGRLIILGAVIWNAGLIAGLGGIAVGINAGMEWLEIPWQIGGMFAVGGMLIGLPMAFMLPKRKVHHLYVSVWYIGAALFWFPTLYLVAKIPGLHFGMEMATMNWWFGHNVLGLFFTPLSIACVYYFLPKVIGRPVQSYNLSLLGFWTLAFFYGQVGAHHLIGGPIPEWLITLSIVQSVMMIIPVVAFSLNQHLTLQGHFGALKHSPTLRFIFFGAVMYTITSLQGSMEALRSLNAVTHFTHFTVAHAHLGMYGFVSMVIFGGVYFAMPRILDTPWPKQKLIALHFWLVVAGFAVYIVTLSIGGLLQGLVLLDPARQFMDSVAVTLPWLQGRSLGGALMTLGHLCFAAHVLLITLRSGLLTQPVRTTVHSPA comes from the coding sequence ATGAACCCCACCGGCTTGTTGCTAGCCACCTTCATTTTGTCAATCGTCGGCTTGTTTGCGTTTATCTGGTCGCTGCGCAAAGGCTTGTTCGATGCCGAATCCAGCGGTGCCAGAACGATTTTCTCGGCCGGTGAAATTGGCCGCACCGAAGAGCCGGCCGCAAGCAGTCAGCAGCATCAGGCGCTGCAACAAGTCACCGATCGCAGCGATGCCAGGTCCAGCCGGCGCCAGGAAATCTCCGCCGCCGAGCTGGCAGTACGTGCAGCGGCCGACCGCTCGAGCGCCTTCCCTGCCTACCTGTTGTTTGCCTGTGCAGTGGTGTGGCTAATAGTGGGCTCGGCGGCAGGCCTGGTCAGTTCGTTGAAGCTGCACTGGCCCGACCTGCTGACCGATACCGCCTGGCTTTCCTTCGGACGCCTGCGCGCCATTCACCTCAACACGGTGGCGTATGGCTGGGCGCCGATGGGCTTGCTCGGACTGGCCATGTGGATGCTGCCGCGCCTGCTGAAAACGCCCTTGCTGGGCGGCCGCCTGATCATCCTCGGCGCCGTTATCTGGAACGCCGGCCTGATCGCCGGCCTGGGCGGAATTGCCGTCGGCATCAATGCCGGCATGGAATGGCTTGAAATCCCCTGGCAGATCGGCGGGATGTTCGCCGTCGGCGGCATGCTGATCGGCTTGCCGATGGCCTTCATGCTCCCTAAACGCAAGGTGCATCATCTGTATGTGTCGGTGTGGTACATCGGCGCCGCGCTGTTCTGGTTTCCGACGCTGTACCTGGTCGCCAAGATACCGGGGCTGCATTTCGGCATGGAGATGGCGACCATGAACTGGTGGTTCGGCCATAACGTGCTGGGCCTGTTCTTTACGCCGCTGTCGATCGCCTGCGTCTATTACTTCCTGCCCAAGGTAATCGGCCGGCCGGTGCAGTCGTACAACCTGTCCCTGCTGGGCTTCTGGACGCTGGCCTTTTTCTATGGCCAGGTCGGCGCGCACCACCTGATTGGCGGTCCGATTCCGGAATGGCTGATCACCCTGTCGATCGTGCAAAGTGTGATGATGATCATCCCGGTGGTGGCGTTCTCGCTGAACCAGCACCTGACGCTCCAGGGGCACTTCGGCGCGCTCAAGCATTCGCCGACCCTGCGCTTCATTTTCTTCGGCGCGGTCATGTATACGATCACCTCGCTGCAAGGTTCCATGGAAGCGCTGCGCTCGCTCAACGCGGTCACCCATTTCACCCATTTCACCGTGGCGCATGCGCATCTGGGCATGTACGGCTTCGTTTCGATGGTGATCTTCGGCGGCGTCTATTTCGCCATGCCGCGCATCCTCGACACACCCTGGCCGAAGCAAAAACTGATCGCCCTGCATTTCTGGCTGGTGGTGGCAGGCTTTGCCGTGTATATCGTGACGCTGTCCATCGGCGGCTTGCTGCAGGGGCTGGTCCTGCTCGACCCGGCACGCCAGTTCATGGATTCGGTGGCGGTCACCCTGCCGTGGCTGCAAGGCCGCTCGCTCGGCGGCGCGCTGATGACGCTGGGGCATCTGTGCTTTGCAGCGCACGTGCTGCTGATCACGCTACGCTCGGGCTTGCTGACGCAACCGGTGCGTACCACCGTCCACTCCCCGGCCTGA